The following proteins are encoded in a genomic region of Ostrea edulis chromosome 7, xbOstEdul1.1, whole genome shotgun sequence:
- the LOC125655344 gene encoding neuronal acetylcholine receptor subunit beta-2-like, translated as MQLCASMLLRALYMLSLSSHVFGYSADVVKNLTKYLFETNAYDNTLRPSTDQSLATELKVSFHLMGINKLDELEEKLVTTAYLTLKWRDEFLTWDPSAFPVYRLMLPQTLVWKPDLVLKNGFTEFKELGGSFYNILLALSGDVIWKPYQVFQSQCSIDVTYFPFDTQTCDIVFTLWSHYSSQVNLTSAKDAVARDQYQSNSIWEIVSTNQNIDNSGSNAVITYSLNLKRKPSHFVGNIVLPILFLGILNILVFVIPADAGEKMSYSITVALGFMVFLTIISSELPANSDTTPYLTSYLQIQIIMGGIALIVSSLQLRLRHKEEGQNVNGFFQLIVKLSHCQLRKNKVMKGKTVIPLDDVKEKNFADDEDDVKMSWNDVTSAIDFLMFGIYSLVYLISTVCVVSLMENGT; from the coding sequence ATGCAACTTTGTGCATCAATGTTGCTCCGTGCACTTTATATGTTGAGTTTATCAAGTCATGTATTTGGATATTCAGCTGACGTGGTCAAAAACTTGACGAAATATCTGTTTGAAACCAATGCGTACGACAACACACTTCGTCCATCGACGGATCAATCATTGGCAACGGAGCTAAAAGTGTCCTTCCATTTGATGGGTATTAACAAGCTAGATGAACTGGAGGAGAAATTAGTAACTACGGCGTATCTCACTCTAAAATGGCGGGACGAATTCCTGACGTGGGATCCGTCAGCATTTCCTGTGTACAGGTTGATGTTACCCCAAACCCTGGTATGGAAACCGGATCTGGTTCTGAAAAATGGATTTACAGAATTTAAGGAACTGGGCGGCTCGTTTTACAATATCCTGCTGGCATTAAGTGGAGACGTAATTTGGAAACCTTACCAGGTGTTTCAATCCCAATGTTCTATAGACGTGACGTATTTTCCATTCGATACCCAAACTTGCGACATTGTTTTCACTCTGTGGTCGCATTATTCGTCTCAAGTAAATTTAACCTCCGCTAAGGATGCAGTGGCAAGGGATCAGTATCAGAGCAACAGCATATGGGAAATTGTGTCCACCAATCAAAATATAGACAATTCCGGAAGTAACGCCGTCATCACGTACAGTCTCAATTTAAAACGAAAGCCTTCGCACTTCGTCGGAAATATAGTTCTACCAATTTTGTTTCTTGGAATTCTGAATATTCTTGTATTCGTAATTCCTGCCGATGCTGGAGAGAAGATGTCGTACTCTATTACAGTAGCGCTTGGATTCATGGTATTTCTGACGATCATTAGTTCGGAACTTCCAGCAAACTCAGACACCACTCCATACCTTACGTCTTACCTACAGATTCAGATCATCATGGGAGGAATAGCTCTGATAGTTTCCTCACTGCAGCTTCGCCTACGTCACAAAGAGGAAGGTCAAAATGTGAATGGATTTTTCCAATTAATTGTGAAGCTTTCGCATTGTCAATTGAGGAAGAATAAGGTTATGAAGGGAAAGACTGTCATCCCTCTTGATGAtgtaaaagaaaagaattttGCTGACGATGAGGACGATGTAAAGATGTCTTGGAATGACGTCACGTCTGCGATAGATTTTCTTATGTTCGGTATCTATTCCTTAGTGTACCTCATTAGCACGGTTTGTGTGGTATCGTTAATGGAGAATGGAACATAA